One genomic window of Hydra vulgaris chromosome 03, alternate assembly HydraT2T_AEP includes the following:
- the LOC136078466 gene encoding piggyBac transposable element-derived protein 4-like, with protein MIREHCRKVYSPRQHLSVDESLVLFKGRLYFRQYIKTKRAQFGIKVYELTTADGITLDFLVCCCTGMYNDDKNSTIPSSQRIPIELMGPFLKKGHIIFTDNYYTSPSFASFLLSKKTYICGTIRANQKHYSKEMLNDQLAKGTAVFYKTRNEDNKMLACKYRATKDKSGNKQKVVYALSTYYNPVMVETGKSDKNGNIILKPSMVKSYNEHMGGVDRVDHQLHGIQVLRKSNKWYKKLAFRLILQCALNSQKIYTYSTGRHISYLDFLLSNIKLIFSLTPEIPHNPCLVVGEDFKRLTGRHFPSMLPPGKAGNNDRHHKRCRVCYAKGKLTAKGHPLKTVFVCNFCPSQHGLHPDECFQIYHTVLDYS; from the coding sequence ATGATCAGAGAGCATTGTCGAAAAGTTTACAGTCCAAGACAACACTTGAGTGTTGATGAATCCCTTGTTCTTTTTAAGGGCAGATTATATTTTCGTCAATATATAAAGACAAAAAGAGCACAATTTGGAATAAAGGTATATGAGTTGACTACAGCTGATGGTATTACACTTGATTTCTTAGTGTGTTGTTGTACTGGGATGTATAATGATGACAAAAATTCTACAATTCCTTCAAGCCAACGTATACCAATAGAGCTGATGGGACCATTTCTAAAAAAAGGTCATATAATTTTTACTGATAATTACTATACAAGCCCTTCTTTTGCCAGCTTCCTCTTGTCCAAGAAGACTTATATTTGTGGAACTATTCGCGCAAATCAAAAACACTACAGCAAAGAGATGTTAAATGATCAACTTGCAAAAGGCACTGCTGTTTTTTACAAAACTCGCAACGAAGACAATAAAATGTTAGCCTGCAAATATCGTGCAACTAAAGACAAATCAGgtaacaaacaaaaagttgtttacGCGCTGTCAACATATTACAATCCAGTGATGGTGGAAACAGGAAAATCTGATAAAAATGGTAACATTATACTCAAACCATCAATGGTCAAGTCATACAATGAGCATATGGGTGGTGTTGACCGGGTAGACCACCAATTACATGGAATTCAGGTTCTTCGAAAATCCAATAAATGGTACAAGAAATTAGCTTTTCGTCTAATTCTTCAATGTGCTTTAAATTCACAAAAGATTTATACATATAGTACTGGCAGGCACATTTCATACTTGGATTTTTTGCTAAGTAACATAAAGTTGATATTTTCACTAACCCCTGAGATCCCTCACAACCCTTGTCTTGTTGTTGGAGAGGATTTTAAAAGACTTACTGGCAGGCATTTTCCTTCAATGTTGCCACCAGGCAAGGCAGGCAATAATGATAGGCACCACAAAAGATGTCGTGTTTGTTATGCGAAGGGCAAACTGACCGCCAAAGGACATCCCTTGAAAActgtttttgtttgtaatttctGCCCATCACAACATGGGTTACATCCTGATGAGTGTTTTCAAATTTATCATACTGTTTTGGACTATTCCTAA